One window from the genome of Esox lucius isolate fEsoLuc1 chromosome 23, fEsoLuc1.pri, whole genome shotgun sequence encodes:
- the LOC105020485 gene encoding paralemmin-2 isoform X6: MIGTPLQRRTPTSSQMAEAELHKERLQALAEKRKRQSEIEDKRRQLDDVVLQLQHLKSKAMRERWLLQGTSSGPNDEDDGRRRQLERDEEQGKRLEDTIYRLESEIGLLECEESQISAKEQNLRERLKKTERSIEDLQKSLQNEHDAVSDACLSDPPDYSSTTPHRASGSAPLGSGNHPRTPAMYAMEINVERDRKTGDTRILSASSVSPDEVPQRGVKVFDDGRKVVYEVRSGGYTTTSLENGGHPWSSAQVDDLMQRVGAPTGRAEGDKAKVTVSPASAEDPKTSPRSTDPSADLPGTYAPSSTPPAIPSPSHITPKVAQPQAPGSAITSQPPPGRGVTYEGEVTNAPHATADKPVTMIFMGYQSVDDQDETKRLLGFDGTIKAEIVLIDEDDEKSLREKTVTDISTLDGNAADLVSGARPASESTELSSDGKDESSAPAAKELPSPAGIEKKKRCHCCTVM; the protein is encoded by the exons GAGAAAAGGAAAAGACAGTCGGAGATTGAAGACAAAAGGAGACAACTGGATGATGTGGTGCTGCAGCTTCAACATCTCAAG tctAAAGCCATGAGGGAACGTTGGCTTCTGCAAGGCACATCCTCTGGACCTAATGATGAAGACGATGGACGGAGAAGACAACTGGAGAGGGACGAAGAGCAGGGGAAGAGACTAGAGGACACTATTTACAG GTTGGAGTCTGAGATTGGTCTGCTGGAGTGCGAGGAGTCTCAGATCTCAGCTAAGGAGCAGAACCTCAGAGAGAGGTTAAAGAAGACTGAGAGGTCCATAGAAGATCTGCAAAAA AGTCTTCAGAATGAGCATG ATGCTGTGAGTGACGCCTGTCTCTCCGACCCGCCAGACTACTCCAGTACCACTCCTCACCGGGCCTCAGGCTCAGCACCACTCGGCTCTGGGAACCATCCAAGGACACCTG CGATGTACGCCATGGAGATCAACGTGGAGAGGGACAGGAAGACCGGTGACACCCGGATCCTGTCGGCGTCCTCCGTCAGCCCCGACGAGGTCCCCCAGCGCGGTGTGAAGGTCTTTGACGACGGCCGCAAGGTCGTCTACGAGGTGCGCTCGGGGGGATACACCACCACCTCCCTGGAGAACGGGGGTCACCCCTGGAGCTCTGCCCAGGTGGACGACCTGATGCAGCGAGTTGGGGCGCCCACTGGCCGGGCCGAGGGGGACAAGGCTAAGGTCACAGTCAGCCCTGCCAGTGCTGAGGACCCCAAAACCTCCCCCAGGTCCACTGACCCCTCCGCAGACCTACCTGGCACCTACGCCCCCTCCAGCACCCCTCCAGCCATCCCAAGCCCCTCCCACATCACCCCAAAGGTAGCTCAGCCCCAGGCACCTGGCTCCGCCATCACCTCCCAGCCCCCACCTGGCAGAGGAGTGACCTACGAGGGGGAGGTGACGAATGCTCCCCATGCTACAGCAGATAAGCCCGTCACAATGATCTTCATGGGCTACCAGAGCGTGGACGACCAGGATGAGACCAAGAGGCTGCTGGGATTTGACGGCACCATCAAGGCCGAGATCGTCCTGATCGATGAGGACGATGAGAAGTCGTTACGGGAGAAGACGGTCACAGACATCTCCACCCTGGATGGCAATGCTGCCGACTTGGTGTCTGGCGCTCGGCCAGCCAGCGAATCCACCGAACTGTCTTCGGATGGGAAGGACGAGAGCTCTGCCCCGGCCGCCAAGGAACTCCCATCCCCCGCAGGTATAGAAAAGAAAAAGCGCTGCCACTGCTGTACTGTCATGTGA